The Pseudomonas sp. LFM046 region GCATTTCCAACTCTAGGGGGCGCATCACATTCCCCTTATATCGGTTGGTGACTACCAACCGTTCCCTAGTAATTCCTGGCTATTGAGTTTCGCGGGTCTTCGGTGAAGGTCCCGAGGCCAGACACATTCCTTTCATGTTGGCCAGCAGCTGGCCACTACCTGACCGTTCGTCTGAGCGCAGCGGTCAATGGTGCTGAGCATTTCCGTCATTGAGCCCATGGCCTATAGCGATAAGGTAGCCACGGCCTGCCGGGAAGCCGGCGGAGAACGTACAAGAACAACAGGCACTCCAGGTGCCGCCCAGCTGCCTCAAGAGGACGCCATGACCGAAGCATTCATTTTCGACGCGGTGCGCACGCCCCGCGGCAAGGGCAAGAAGGATGGCGCTCTGTACAGCGTCAAGCCGGTCAACCTGATCGCCGGCCTGCTGCGCGCCCTGGCCGAGCGCAACGACCTGGACACCAGCCAGGTGGACGACATCGTCCTTGGTTGCGTGACTCCGGTAGGCGACCAGGGGGCCGACATCGCCAAGACGGCCGCGTTGGTGGCCGACTGGGACGAAACGGTCTCGGGCCAGCAGATCAACCGGTTCTGCGCCTCGGGCCTGGAGGCGGTGAACCTGGCGGCGATGAAGGTGCGCTCGGGCTTCGAGGATCTGGTGGTGGCCGGTGGCGTGGAATCCATGTCCCGCGTGCCCATGGGATCGGATGGCGGCGCCTGGGCCATGGACCCGGAAACCAACTTCCACACCAGCTTCGTGCCCCAGGGTATCGGCGCCGACCTGATCGCCACCCTGGAGGGCTTCAGCCGCGCGGATGTCGATGCCTTCGCCCTGCGTTCCCAGCAGAAGGCTGCTCTCGCCCGTGCCAGCGGTGCGTTCGAGAAATCCCTGGTTCCGGTCATCGACCAGAACGGCGTCGTGCTGCTGGACCACGATGAGTTCATTCGTGGCGACTCCACCCTGGAAGGCCTTGGCGCCCTGAAACCCAGTTTCGAGATGATGGGGCAGATGGGCTTCGACGCCACCGCCCTGCGCAAATACAGCCAGGTCGAGCGTATCGAGCACGTGCATACCCCGGGCAACAGCTCCGGCATCGTCGACGGCGCCGCCGCCATGCTCATCGGCTCCGCTGCCAAGGGCCGGGAGTTGGGGCTGAAGCCTCGGGCGCGCATTGTCGCGACCGCCGTCACCAGCACCGACCCGACCATCATGCTCACCGGCCCCGCACCGGCCACTCGCAAGGCCCTGGCCAAGGCCGGCCTGAAGGTGGAGGACATCGACCTGTTCGAGGTGAACGAAGCCTTCGCCTCGGTGGTGATGAAGTTCATGAAGGACATGGGCGTGCCGGAGGACAAGGTCAACGTCAACGGCGGCTCCATCGCCATGGGCCACCCGCTGGGCGCCACCGGCTGCGCCATCCTCGGCACCCTGCTGGATGAGCTGGAGGCGCGCAATCTGCGCTACGGCCTGGCCACCCTCTGCGTAGGCGGCGGCATGGGTATCGCAACGATCATCGAGAAGGTTTGAGGCGGAGAAGAAAAATGACAGACGCCATCCGATACGAAAAAGGCCAGGACAATATCGTCGTCCTGACCCTGGACATGCCCGGCCAGAGCGCCAACACCATGAATGCGGTGTACCGCGAGGCCATGGGCAAGACCGTCGAACGCCTCGAAGCCGAGAAAGACAGCATCGCCGGTGTGATCATCACCTCGGGCAAGAAGACCTTCTTCGCCGGCGGCGACCTCAATGAGCTGATCAAGGTCAGCAAGGCCGACGCCAGTGCCTTCTACCAGATGGTGCTGGGCATCAAGGGCCAGCTGCGCCGCCTGGAAACCCTCGGCAAGCCCGTGGTGGCTGCCATCAACGGCGCCGCGCTGGGTGGCGGCTGGGAAATCTGCCTGGCCTGCCATCACCGCATCGCCCTGAACGACAACAGCGTGCAACTGGGCCTTCCGGAAGTGACCCTCGGCCTTCTGCCCGGCGGTGGCGGCGTGGTGCGCATGGTTCGCCTGTTGGGCATCGAGAAGGCACTGCCGTATCTGGCCGAGGGCAGGAAAGTGCGTCCGGAGCAGGCCCTCAAGGCTGGTCTGATACACGATCTGGCCCAGGATCAGGCGGACCTGCTCGCCAAGGCCCGTGCCTGGATTGCCGCGAATCCCAAGGCCGTGCAGCCCTGGGATGCGCCGGGCTACAAGATTCCCGGCGGCACCCCATCCAGCCCCAATGTGGCGCAGATGCTGGCCATTGCCCCGTCCGTGCTGCGGGACAAGACCAAGGGCTGTTTCCCGGCGCCGGAGAAAATCATGTGCGCCGCCGTGGAGGGCGCCCAGGTGGACTTCGATACCGCCCAGCTGATCGAGGCGCGCTACTTCACCGAGCTGACCACCGGCCAAGTGGCGAAGAACATGATCGGCACCTTCTGGTTCCAACTGAACCAGATCAATGCCGGCAGCTCGCGGCCCAAGGGCCCAGCACCCTATGTGACCAGGAAGGTGGGTGTGCTCGGCGCCGGCATGATGGGCGCGGGCATCGCCTATGTCTCGGCCATCGCCGGCATCGACGTGGTGCTCAAGGACGTGTCGGTTGAAGCGGCGGAGAAGGGCAAGGCCTACTCGCAAGGCCTGCTGGACCCGCTGGTGAGCCGTGGCCACATGGCCGTCGAGACACGCGACAGTATCCTCGCGCGGATCAAACCCACCGCCAGCGATGCGGACTTCGAAGGCTGCGATTTGATCATCGAGGCCGTGTTCGAGAATCGCGAGTTGAAGGGCAAGGTCAGCGCCGCCGCTGAAGCTGCCGCGCTACCGGATGCAGTAATCGCCTCCAATACTTCCACCTTGCCCATCACCGGTCTGGCGAAGGCGGTGTCGAAACCCGAGAAGTTCATCGGCCTGCATTTCTTCAGCCCGGTGGACCGCATGCCGCTGGTGGAGATCATCCGTGGCGAGAAGACCTCGGACGAAACCCTGGCCCGTGCTTTTGACTACGTCCTGCAGATCAAGAAGACCCCCATCGTGGTCAACGACAGCCGCGGCTTCTTCACCTCGCGGGTGTTCGGCACCTTCACCAATGAAGGCATCGCGATGCTGGGCGAGGGCGTCTCCGCCGCGATGATCGAGAACGAGACCCGCAAGGCCGGTATGCCGGTGGGGCCCCTGGCCATTTCCGATGAAGTGTCCATGAGCCTGATGACCCATATCCGCAACCAGACGGCCGAGGACCTCAAGGCCGAAGGCAAGGTCATGCCGCTGCATCCGGCCTTCGCCGTGATCGATCTGATGGTCAACGAGTACAAGCGCCCCGGCAAAGCGGCGGGTGGCGGCTTCTACGACTACCCGGCGGGGGGCAGGAAACACCTGTGGCCGGAGCTGAAGGCACGCTTCGAAAAGGCCGACAAGCAGATCCCGCAGGAGGACGTTCGCGACCGCATTCTCTTCATCCAGGCCATCGAGACCGTGCGTTGCGTGGAGGAGGGTGTGTTGCACTCCACCGCCGATGCCAACGTTGGTTCCATCTTCGGCATCGGCTTCGCTGCCTGGACGGGCGGGGCGCTGCAGTTCATCAACCAGTACGGCCCGCGTGACTTCGTCGCCCGCGCCCGTTACCTGGCTGAGCAGTACGGCGAGCGCTTCGAGCCGCCGGCGCTGCTGTTGGACAAGGCGGCCAGGGGCGAGTGGTTCTGAGGCGGCCTTGAGAAACGAAAAACCGGCTCCTTGTGAGCCGGTTTTCCTTTGGGCCTGACGTGCCGCGCCAGATGGATCTGGCCAGGGGCTCAGCCCATCCAGACACAGGTGCCCTTCTCCAGGCAGTCCAACTTGAACGGTGCGGGAACCTGGGGCAGATCGCGCTGCGGCGGGTTGCCGGAATGGCCACGCAGCGCCAGCTCGGTGGTGATGCCACGGCTCATGTTGTGATTGGCTTCTATGTTCTTGGCCACCGCACCTACGGAGCCGTGGGCCCAGCCGATCAACGAGAATCCGTTGGTCATGACGGCCAGGGCGGTCAGGAAATAGAGTCGGTTTCTGTGCTGTTTCATTTCGCTGGCGCCTGTTCCTGATGTCAGCCCTGGTGTCTGCCGGTCGACTTTTTCTGGCTCGCCAGCAGCACCGGGATGCTCTGGCTGAGTTGCTGGTAGAAGCCCATGGAGGCGTCCGTGGGACTCACTCCGATGCGGCCGCGCTCGTAACCGAAGCTGACAGCGAGAACCACCATCACCACGACGAAATACAGGCCGAGGCTGGCGAGGGCGCCGTTGCGTGCGTATTTGAGGGTGAGGTTGCTCATCTGTGGACTCTCCGCGACCGGGGGACTTGGGATGGGCGTAGAGTCGCGAAAAACGTTTCGATGAAAAAACGACGTTCAAGCATGGTAACTATCGACGGGACCAATAGTTCCTTCGGACGCTGTCAATTTTCCTTGACGTGCTTCGAGAGGCCGCGTGCTAGAGCCACGTGGCAGGCAGACCGGGGGAGGAGTGGCAGGGCTATTGAGGCCTTCAATGGCCCCATTGAATTCTCATGCTGGGCGAATGGACCGAGCGGTATTTCAATCACTTCTGTGCTGTGTTAAATAAAACGCACATTTTCCCTACATAGAGTCTCTCTGCATTTCAGGAACCATGAGCTAATGCCACTTCGCATCTGCATTCTCGAAACTGACATTCTCCGCCCCGAACTGGTCGACCAATACAAAGGCTACGGCCTGATGTTCGAGCAGCTGTTTGCCAAACAGCCGATTGCCGCGGAGTTCAGTGCCTATAACGTGGTGCAGGGGCATTACCCGCCTGATGGGGAGCGGTTCGACGCGTATCTGGTGACTGGCAGCAAGGCCGATTCCTTCGGAAACGATCCCTGGATCGTGAAACTCAAGGAGTTCCTGCTGGAGCGCTACGAGGCCGGCGACAAGCTGCTGGGCGTGTGCTTCGGCCACCAGTTGCTGGCTCTGTTGCTTGGCGGTCGCACCGAGCGCGCCACCCAGGGTTGGGGTGTGGGTACCCACAGTTACCAGTTGAAGCAAAAGCCGGAATGGATGACGCCCGCACTGGAGGATCTGACCCTGCTGATCAGCCATCAGGACCAGGTCACCGAACTGCCGGCGAACGCCACCCTGCTGGCTTCCAGCGACTTCTGCCCGAACGCCGCCTATACCATCGGTGACCAGGTGCTGTGCTTCCAGGGCCACCCGGAATTCGTTCATGACTACTCCCGCGCGTTGCTGGACCTGCGCCAGGATTTCCTGGGTGACGAGGTCTACAAGCAGGGCGTGAGCAGCCTGGATCGCGCCCATCAGGGTACCGCTGTCGCTGAGTGGATGATGCGCTTCGTCGCCCGCGACCGCGCCGCCTGAACCTTCGGTCCGGACATGAAAAGCCCGCCAATTCGGCGGGCTTTTTCGTTGCGGCGTTTGGCGGCTAGAGCCAGCCGTAGTGTTTGAAGCTGGCGTAGAGCGCCGTGCAGCCGGTCGCCACCACCCCAAGGACGCCGAAGTAGCCGTAGTGCCAGGTGAGTTCAGGCATGTACTGGAAGTTCATGCCGTAGAGGCCGGCAATGGCGGTGGGGAAGGCGAGGATGGCTGCCCAGGCGGCGAACTTGCGCTGCACCACGCTTTGCCGGGATGACTCCAGGAGCAGGCCGATCTCGATGGCGTGGTCGGCCATCTCGCGCAGGGCGGTGAGGTCTTCCAGCAGGCGCTTGACGTGAATCGAGATGTCGCGGAAGTACGGGCGCATGTGCTTGTCGATGAAGGGGAAGTCCAGGCGCTGCAACTCCTCGCAGATTTCCCCCATGGGGCCGATGTAGCGGCGCATGCGCAGCAGGTCGCGGCGCAGGCAGGAGATACGCTCCACATCGGCTTGGTCCAGCGGGCGCTCAAGGACGTTCTGCTCGATCTTCTCCAGCTCTGAATGGAAGCTGTCCATCATGGGCCGGTAGTTCTCCATCACGAAGCTGAGCAGCGAATACAGGACGAAGTCCTCGCCGTGCTCCAGGAGCAGCGGTCGGGCTTCGCAGCGCTGACGAACGCGGGAGTAGGGCGCGGATTCGCCGTAGCGGGCGCTGATGATGTAGCCCTTGCCGGCGAACAGCTGGGTCTCGATGAACTGCAATTCACCGTCTACCTCGATGGGCGAGTAGACCACCAAGAACAGGGCGTCGCCGAAAGTCTCCAGCTTGGGGCGGGTGTGGCGCGTCAGGGCGTCTTCGAGGGCCAGTTCGTGCAGGTCGAACTGACGCTGCAGGTTGCTGAGTTCTTCAGCGCCAGGGTCGTGCAGGCCTATCCATACGAAATGGCCAGGCTTGCTGGCCCACTGGAGACCTTCGTCGAGGGTTATGTCGGTGACTCTCCGGCCCTTGGTGTATACAGCGGCGGCAACGACTCTACCCATGGCTCAGCGATTCCTTCATCCGTTGGCTGGAAGCATGACGCGGAGATTACCGCGCCTTGTCTTCAGAGTCTTGCCGATGGCCGGGGTTCTGCAATGGCAGGGGTTGAGCAACTGCTCTAGATTGTCCACGCCACTCGATCAGAACAAGGAGAACAGGGATGGCCGAGGCCTTCAGCTTTGCCGGAGGGCGATTTCACTGCCCCTACCGGGTCTACCAATCGGCCGCCCCAGGACCGGTGCTGATCCTGTTGCCGGCTCTTGGCGTGGCGGCGCGCAAATACGAGGCCTTCGCCCTGAGCCTGGTGGCGGCTGGAAATCAGGTGCTGGTGGTGGACTGGCCCGGTCAGGGCGAAAGTGGTCCAAAGCCGAATCGCCGGCTGGATTACGGGTATCGGGATCTGGTGGACGAGTTTGTTCCAAGCCTGCTGGCCGCTGCCCGGCAGCACTTTCCCGGCAAACGCCAGGTCCTGCTCGGACATAGCCTGGGCGGGCATATCGCAACCCTTTTCGCGGCGGCCAACCCGGACGCCGATGTCGCTGTGGTCGGGGTGGCCTGCGGCAATATCCATTATCGCCACTGGGAGGGCCGACGCAGGTTGCTGACGCCCAGCGTCGCGGTGCTCTTCAACCTGCTCACGGCGGTTTTGGGTTACCTGCCGGGCAAAGCAATCGGCTTCGGTGGGCAT contains the following coding sequences:
- a CDS encoding acetyl-CoA C-acetyltransferase → MTEAFIFDAVRTPRGKGKKDGALYSVKPVNLIAGLLRALAERNDLDTSQVDDIVLGCVTPVGDQGADIAKTAALVADWDETVSGQQINRFCASGLEAVNLAAMKVRSGFEDLVVAGGVESMSRVPMGSDGGAWAMDPETNFHTSFVPQGIGADLIATLEGFSRADVDAFALRSQQKAALARASGAFEKSLVPVIDQNGVVLLDHDEFIRGDSTLEGLGALKPSFEMMGQMGFDATALRKYSQVERIEHVHTPGNSSGIVDGAAAMLIGSAAKGRELGLKPRARIVATAVTSTDPTIMLTGPAPATRKALAKAGLKVEDIDLFEVNEAFASVVMKFMKDMGVPEDKVNVNGGSIAMGHPLGATGCAILGTLLDELEARNLRYGLATLCVGGGMGIATIIEKV
- a CDS encoding 3-hydroxyacyl-CoA dehydrogenase NAD-binding domain-containing protein, translating into MTDAIRYEKGQDNIVVLTLDMPGQSANTMNAVYREAMGKTVERLEAEKDSIAGVIITSGKKTFFAGGDLNELIKVSKADASAFYQMVLGIKGQLRRLETLGKPVVAAINGAALGGGWEICLACHHRIALNDNSVQLGLPEVTLGLLPGGGGVVRMVRLLGIEKALPYLAEGRKVRPEQALKAGLIHDLAQDQADLLAKARAWIAANPKAVQPWDAPGYKIPGGTPSSPNVAQMLAIAPSVLRDKTKGCFPAPEKIMCAAVEGAQVDFDTAQLIEARYFTELTTGQVAKNMIGTFWFQLNQINAGSSRPKGPAPYVTRKVGVLGAGMMGAGIAYVSAIAGIDVVLKDVSVEAAEKGKAYSQGLLDPLVSRGHMAVETRDSILARIKPTASDADFEGCDLIIEAVFENRELKGKVSAAAEAAALPDAVIASNTSTLPITGLAKAVSKPEKFIGLHFFSPVDRMPLVEIIRGEKTSDETLARAFDYVLQIKKTPIVVNDSRGFFTSRVFGTFTNEGIAMLGEGVSAAMIENETRKAGMPVGPLAISDEVSMSLMTHIRNQTAEDLKAEGKVMPLHPAFAVIDLMVNEYKRPGKAAGGGFYDYPAGGRKHLWPELKARFEKADKQIPQEDVRDRILFIQAIETVRCVEEGVLHSTADANVGSIFGIGFAAWTGGALQFINQYGPRDFVARARYLAEQYGERFEPPALLLDKAARGEWF
- a CDS encoding amidotransferase encodes the protein MPLRICILETDILRPELVDQYKGYGLMFEQLFAKQPIAAEFSAYNVVQGHYPPDGERFDAYLVTGSKADSFGNDPWIVKLKEFLLERYEAGDKLLGVCFGHQLLALLLGGRTERATQGWGVGTHSYQLKQKPEWMTPALEDLTLLISHQDQVTELPANATLLASSDFCPNAAYTIGDQVLCFQGHPEFVHDYSRALLDLRQDFLGDEVYKQGVSSLDRAHQGTAVAEWMMRFVARDRAA
- a CDS encoding magnesium and cobalt transport protein CorA, whose translation is MGRVVAAAVYTKGRRVTDITLDEGLQWASKPGHFVWIGLHDPGAEELSNLQRQFDLHELALEDALTRHTRPKLETFGDALFLVVYSPIEVDGELQFIETQLFAGKGYIISARYGESAPYSRVRQRCEARPLLLEHGEDFVLYSLLSFVMENYRPMMDSFHSELEKIEQNVLERPLDQADVERISCLRRDLLRMRRYIGPMGEICEELQRLDFPFIDKHMRPYFRDISIHVKRLLEDLTALREMADHAIEIGLLLESSRQSVVQRKFAAWAAILAFPTAIAGLYGMNFQYMPELTWHYGYFGVLGVVATGCTALYASFKHYGWL
- a CDS encoding alpha/beta fold hydrolase; translated protein: MAEAFSFAGGRFHCPYRVYQSAAPGPVLILLPALGVAARKYEAFALSLVAAGNQVLVVDWPGQGESGPKPNRRLDYGYRDLVDEFVPSLLAAARQHFPGKRQVLLGHSLGGHIATLFAAANPDADVAVVGVACGNIHYRHWEGRRRLLTPSVAVLFNLLTAVLGYLPGKAIGFGGHEARRLMRDWGQVAWSGNFDHLGLDLAAADRSSIPSLFIGIVGDPFAPEASTRGLAALIQERPAVRMLQSPRPASENAHSAWLRSPAVVVEAVVGWLALLPCASSTGQAV